One window of the Hoplias malabaricus isolate fHopMal1 chromosome Y, fHopMal1.hap1, whole genome shotgun sequence genome contains the following:
- the LOC136679460 gene encoding corticoliberin-1-like, with protein MKLHALLATALLCVFFVTRDECRAELPVLTRAGEEYFIRLSPRASAVKRAPRLQVRRGFLGARAAKLTDAVTESASARELQPRSEDSPISLDLTFHLLREVLQMARAERLAQQVNSNRRMMEMFGK; from the coding sequence ATGAAGCTGCACGCGCTGCTGGCGACGGCtctgctctgtgtcttttttgtGACGCGCGACGAATGCAGAGCGGAGCTGCCGGTCCTCACGCGCGCCGGTGAGGAGTACTTTATCCGGCTGTCGCCACGCGCCAGCGCTGTGAAGCGCGCGCCCCGGCTGCAGGTCAGGCGGGGCTTCCTGGGAGCGCGCGCCGCGAAGCTGACGGATGCGGTAACGGAGAGCGCGAGCGCACGGGAGCTCCAGCCGCGCTCAGAGGACTCGCCCATCTCTCTGGACCTGACCTTTCACCTGCTGCGCGAGGTGCTGCAGATGGCGCGCGCGGAACGGTTAGCGCAGCAGGTGAACAGCAACCGGAGGATGATGGAAATGTTCGGTAAATAA
- the LOC136678929 gene encoding E3 ubiquitin-protein ligase TRIM63-like, producing the protein MDSLEKQLICPICLEMFTKPVVILPCQHNLCRKCANDIFQASNPYLPTRGGSTISSGGRFRCPSCRHEVVLDRHGVYGLQRNLLVENIIDMYKQETISTSRKVQVEQKAAVLMCEVHEEEKINVYCVTCSVPTCSLCKIFGAHQNCEVAPLNAVYDAQKMELSENVAMLVGNNDRIQAIITLLEETCRTVEENGRRQKSHVCEIFDHLYALMEETKGELTLKISSEQQEKLNYIKSLQRRYTEHLDNTAKLVETGIQIMDEPEMAIFLQNTKPLLQKISEGRNTSHLEKVERGYENMDHFTASFHRERRAILNIDFIKEDEEAGDTDDEDEDEDKDDAPRSQSQASGGGNAATVPQNPDTTPTAPTTSGQTPDTNTGHSTPLTSPTPSPAQMSNTDLTSLAPGPSPVQTPKTSPGQSLLFTSPTLLAPTPNTSMTQNTTALVTANPATPNPAISPPTNPATEVSGADDGPRHVFSFAWLNTPK; encoded by the exons ATGGACAGCCTGGAGAAGCAGCTGATCTGTCCGATCTGTTTGGAGATGTTCACCAAACCCGTGGTGATCTTACCGTGCCAGCACAACCTCTGCCGGAAATGCGCTAACGACATATTCCAG GCCTCTAATCCTTACCTGCCTACTCGAGGGGGTTCTACCATTAGTTCTGGTGGCCGGTTCCGCTGCCCCTCCTGCAGACACGAAGTGGTTCTAGACCGCCACGGAGTGTACGGACTACAGCGCAACCTGCTGGTGGAGAACATCATAGACATGTACAAACAGGAAACCATCAG CACGAGCCGTAAGGTGCAGGTGGAGCAGAAGGCTGCTGTGTTGATGTGCGAGGTTCATGAAGAAGAGAAGATAAATGTCTACTGTGTGACTTGCTCTGTTCCCACCTGTTCTCTGTGTAAAATATTTGGAGCTCATCAGAACTGTGAGGTGGCTCCTCTCAACGCCGTCTATGATGCACAGAAG atggagtTGTCAGAAAATGTTGCTATGCTGGTGGGAAACAATGACAGAATTCAGGCGATAATAACCCTGCTGGAGGAGACCTGCCGGactgtggag gagaATGGACGGAGACAGAAATCTCATGTTTGTGAGATATTTGATCACCTGTATGCATTGATGGAAGAGACAAAAGGAGAGCTGACCCTGAAAATATCCTCAGAACAACAAGAGAAACTCAACTACATCAAAAGCCTACAgcgcag GTACACAGAGCACCTGGACAATACTGCCAAACTGGTGGAGACAGGGATCCAGATCATGGATGAACCAGAGATGGCCATCTTCCTTCAG AACACCAAGCCTCTGCTACAGAA GATCTCAGAGGGGAGAAATACATCTCATTTAGAGAAGGTGGAGCGAGGTTATGAGAACATGGATCACTTTACTGCCAGCTTCCATCGAGAAAGGAGAGCTATCCTCAACATTGACTTCATCAAAG AAGATGAGGAAGCTGGGGATactgatgatgaggatgaagatgaagataaggATGATGCTCCAAGGTCTCAAAGTCAAGCATCAGGAGGAGGAAACGCTGCCACTGTCCCACAGAACCCAGACACCACACCAACAGCACCCACCACATCTGGTCAAACACCAGACACCAACACAGGACACAGCACACCTTTAACCAGCCCAACTCCAAGTCCCGCCCAAATGTCAAACACCGACTTAACCAGCTTGGCTCCAGGTCCAAGTCCAGTTCAAACACCAAAGACGAGCCCAGGACAAAGCCTGCTCTTCACCAGCCCAACTCTTCTGGCCCCAACACCAAACACCAGTATGACACAGAATACTACTGCCTTGGTCACAGCCAATCCTGCCACTCCAAACCCTGCTATCAGTCCTCCAACCAATCCTGCAACGGAG gtCTCCGGAGCAGATGATGGACCGCGCCACGTTTTCTCTTTTGCATGGCTCAACACGcccaaataa